The Megasphaera stantonii genome includes a window with the following:
- the gltS gene encoding sodium/glutamate symporter → MGISLNLNIYQTLAAAIIVYYVGVFLRVKLGFLRKYCIPAPVVGGILFAILNCVLYTNGIWTYEQDTTMQNICMMLFFTSVGYTASLSLIKRGGVLVFKMAVITTVLILCQNIIGVGLTSVFDLNPLMGLATGSIPLVGGHATSAAFGPVLEKIGLENGTTISVAAATFGLVAGGIIGGPVGERLVHKFDLHSSAAAERLDPAAAQPEVEKLEAAAADKEKAHEAIEQEQKSGQTINNHRFMNAMAHLFLAMGLGTLVSNFFVSVGLVFPAYIGSMLVAAVIRNIADFTHVYPVYQRESEVLGNLGLTIFLTCVLMSLKLWQLGALALPMIVLLLTQTVFMALFAYFIVYRTMGRNYEAAVMSSGVCGFGLGATPNAIANMTAMTELFGPAPTAFFVIPLIGSLIIDPVNASILMLFINILI, encoded by the coding sequence ATGGGGATATCGTTAAATCTAAATATTTATCAAACCTTGGCGGCCGCCATCATCGTATATTACGTCGGCGTGTTTCTGCGCGTCAAGCTGGGCTTTCTCCGCAAGTATTGTATTCCGGCTCCGGTAGTCGGCGGCATCTTATTTGCAATCCTCAACTGCGTCTTGTACACGAACGGAATCTGGACGTATGAGCAGGACACGACGATGCAGAATATCTGCATGATGCTTTTCTTTACGAGCGTCGGCTACACGGCCAGCCTAAGCCTGATCAAGCGAGGCGGCGTCCTCGTATTCAAGATGGCCGTAATCACGACAGTTTTGATTCTCTGCCAAAATATCATCGGCGTAGGATTGACCAGCGTCTTCGATTTGAATCCCCTCATGGGGCTTGCGACAGGTTCGATTCCCCTCGTCGGCGGCCACGCTACGTCGGCGGCCTTCGGCCCGGTTCTGGAAAAAATAGGCCTTGAAAACGGCACGACTATTTCCGTCGCCGCAGCTACCTTCGGTCTCGTCGCCGGCGGCATCATCGGCGGCCCAGTCGGCGAACGCCTCGTCCATAAATTCGACCTGCACAGCAGCGCCGCTGCAGAACGCCTCGACCCGGCCGCGGCGCAGCCGGAAGTAGAAAAGCTGGAAGCCGCCGCAGCTGATAAAGAAAAAGCCCATGAAGCCATCGAGCAGGAACAAAAATCAGGCCAGACGATTAACAATCACCGCTTCATGAACGCCATGGCCCACCTCTTTTTAGCTATGGGCCTGGGCACGTTAGTCAGCAATTTCTTCGTCAGCGTCGGCCTCGTCTTCCCGGCCTACATCGGCTCTATGCTCGTCGCCGCCGTCATCCGGAATATTGCCGACTTCACCCACGTCTATCCCGTATACCAGCGGGAAAGCGAGGTACTCGGCAACTTAGGGCTGACCATTTTCCTGACCTGCGTCCTCATGAGCCTGAAACTATGGCAGCTCGGCGCGCTGGCCCTTCCGATGATCGTCCTCCTGCTGACGCAGACCGTCTTCATGGCCCTGTTCGCCTACTTCATCGTCTACCGCACTATGGGCCGGAACTATGAAGCGGCCGTCATGTCGTCAGGCGTCTGCGGCTTTGGCCTCGGCGCAACGCCGAACGCCATCGCCAATATGACGGCTATGACGGAGCTCTTCGGTCCGGCGCCGACGGCATTCTTCGTCATCCCCCTCATCGGTTCGCTCATCATCGACCCGGTCAACGCGTCGATTCTCATGCTATTCATCAACATCTTAATTTAA
- a CDS encoding nucleotidyltransferase family protein gives MNRIAVIAEYNPFHNGHHYMLRTLRSRFGSSAPIVVVMSGSFVQRGEPALFDKWTRASWALDGGADCVVELPALYALSSAEGFAAGAVRLAARLGCTHLSCGVEDGTADDFHRLAQASLAVLDDFRPGQTGLTYGQYVSQATASQTTPETAALLGEPNALLALEYVKAIHRYAPSFEFVPILRQGKHDGADLTGPFASASAIRRELQAGRLEDAAPYLPAKELADIGRLLSQGQYADYSRYGDCILYRSRLLSPQELLALPAFSEGLENRWQRCLLQSTSWPEALDALKTKRYAYSRLRRMGAYTALAVSRADMEKAYLEGPQYGRVLALSPLGASVLKEAKKEIPIITRLRTGLNRLSPFGQRMIQYDMRSTDIQSLCFRSPSGRGGLKDYYASPSMKKSIFRQ, from the coding sequence ATGAACCGCATTGCCGTCATTGCAGAATACAATCCCTTTCACAACGGCCATCACTATATGCTTCGCACCCTGCGCAGCCGTTTCGGCAGCAGCGCGCCGATCGTCGTCGTCATGAGCGGCTCTTTCGTCCAGCGCGGCGAGCCGGCCTTATTCGATAAATGGACCCGGGCGTCCTGGGCATTGGACGGCGGCGCCGACTGCGTTGTCGAGCTGCCGGCCCTCTACGCCTTGTCCAGCGCCGAAGGCTTTGCCGCCGGCGCCGTCCGGCTGGCGGCCCGCCTCGGCTGTACCCATCTGTCCTGCGGCGTAGAAGACGGTACGGCCGACGATTTTCATCGCCTCGCCCAGGCGTCCCTTGCAGTCCTCGACGATTTCCGCCCCGGCCAAACAGGGCTGACCTACGGCCAGTACGTCAGCCAGGCCACGGCCAGTCAGACTACGCCGGAAACGGCGGCGCTCCTCGGCGAGCCGAACGCCCTGCTGGCCCTGGAATACGTCAAGGCGATTCATCGCTACGCGCCGTCTTTCGAATTCGTCCCCATTCTCCGGCAAGGAAAACATGACGGAGCAGACTTAACCGGCCCCTTTGCCAGCGCCTCGGCGATTCGCCGCGAGCTGCAGGCCGGCCGCCTTGAAGATGCCGCGCCGTATCTTCCAGCAAAGGAGCTGGCCGACATAGGCCGTCTCCTTTCTCAGGGCCAATACGCCGACTACAGCCGCTACGGCGACTGCATCCTGTACCGCAGCCGCCTCCTCTCGCCGCAGGAACTCCTCGCCTTGCCGGCCTTTTCGGAGGGCCTGGAAAACCGCTGGCAACGCTGCCTTCTGCAATCGACGTCCTGGCCGGAAGCGCTCGACGCCTTGAAGACGAAGCGCTACGCCTACAGCCGCCTGCGCCGCATGGGAGCCTATACGGCCCTTGCCGTAAGCCGCGCCGATATGGAAAAAGCCTACCTCGAAGGGCCCCAATACGGCCGTGTATTGGCCTTGTCGCCCCTCGGCGCGTCCGTCTTAAAGGAAGCGAAAAAAGAAATCCCCATCATTACGAGGCTGCGGACAGGCCTGAACCGCCTTTCGCCCTTCGGGCAGCGAATGATCCAGTACGATATGCGGAGCACCGATATACAATCCCTGTGCTTCCGCTCGCCGTCCGGCCGCGGCGGCCTGAAAGATTATTACGCCTCGCCTTCCATGAAAAAGTCCATATTTCGCCAGTAA
- a CDS encoding acetate/propionate family kinase, whose protein sequence is MIVLVVNCGSSSLKYQLVNMDNEEVMAKGVVEKIGLSDSLLTHKWNGQKKEIQQSIPDHQVAVKLVLDILTDAECGVIKSMDEIDAVGHRVVHGGEEFACSTLITDEVMKALEKCSAMAPLHNPPNIIGINACKAIMPNVPQVGVFDTAFHQTMPAKAFMYGLPYELYKEDGIRRYGFHGTSHRYVAGQVAKVMGVPVEKLRIINCHLGNGSSLAAIKYGKCVDTTMGFTPLAGVLMGTRCGDIDPAIVLNVMDKHNLSTKEMDALMNKKSGVLGISGVSSDFRDLGDAASQGNERAQLALDMFHYQVRKLIGALAVAMEGVDVITFTAGVGENGIEDRAAICQGLEFLGAKLDPERNNVRGKDTLISTDDSTVKMYVIPTNEEIMIARDTKDIVSNL, encoded by the coding sequence ATGATCGTATTGGTTGTAAACTGCGGAAGCTCGTCCTTGAAATACCAGTTGGTAAACATGGACAATGAAGAAGTCATGGCAAAAGGGGTTGTCGAAAAAATCGGCTTGTCCGATTCTTTGCTGACCCATAAATGGAATGGCCAGAAAAAAGAAATCCAGCAGTCTATTCCGGATCACCAAGTTGCTGTTAAGCTCGTATTGGATATTTTGACAGACGCAGAATGCGGCGTCATCAAATCGATGGATGAAATTGATGCCGTAGGCCACCGTGTCGTTCACGGCGGCGAAGAATTCGCCTGCTCGACGCTGATTACGGACGAAGTCATGAAAGCCCTGGAAAAATGCTCCGCTATGGCTCCGCTCCACAATCCGCCCAACATCATCGGCATCAACGCCTGCAAAGCTATTATGCCGAACGTTCCTCAGGTCGGCGTATTCGATACGGCCTTCCATCAGACGATGCCGGCGAAAGCTTTCATGTATGGCCTCCCGTATGAATTATACAAAGAAGACGGCATCCGCCGCTATGGCTTCCACGGCACGAGCCATCGCTATGTAGCCGGCCAGGTTGCGAAAGTAATGGGCGTACCTGTCGAAAAACTGCGCATCATCAACTGCCACTTGGGCAACGGCTCTTCCCTGGCAGCTATCAAATACGGCAAATGCGTCGACACGACGATGGGCTTTACTCCCCTGGCAGGCGTACTCATGGGCACGCGCTGCGGCGATATCGACCCGGCTATCGTCCTCAACGTCATGGATAAGCACAACTTGTCCACGAAGGAAATGGACGCTCTCATGAACAAAAAATCCGGCGTTCTCGGCATTTCCGGCGTTTCCAGCGACTTCCGCGATCTCGGCGACGCAGCGTCCCAGGGCAACGAACGGGCTCAGCTGGCGCTCGACATGTTCCACTATCAGGTTCGTAAATTGATCGGCGCGTTGGCTGTTGCCATGGAAGGCGTCGACGTCATTACCTTTACGGCCGGCGTAGGCGAAAACGGCATTGAAGACCGCGCCGCTATCTGCCAGGGCTTGGAATTCCTGGGCGCTAAATTGGATCCCGAACGGAACAATGTCCGCGGCAAAGACACGCTGATCAGCACGGACGATTCTACTGTCAAGATGTACGTCATCCCGACGAACGAAGAAATCATGATTGCCCGCGATACGAAAGACATCGTATCGAACCTCTAA
- a CDS encoding HAD family hydrolase, whose product MKLLYWDIDGTLLNTGRAGLYAIEEVFHTMQGEDAAVPPISAGGRTDNYICQQLLYKATGRMPTDEEVSWFCREYEKKLMKWLKVKREESVIFEPVRDILAFFADRPPFKQLLLTGNSVHGARMKLDFFGLSSYFDFDHSGFACNFYYRDDLARHAYGLAKDAWGDAVEEMYVIGDTPYDIQCGKAIGAKTISVATGHYSCEQLAHHEPWKLLQTLPGPEEFLDLLESE is encoded by the coding sequence ATGAAGCTGTTATACTGGGACATAGACGGCACGCTGCTGAATACGGGCAGGGCCGGATTATACGCTATAGAAGAAGTCTTCCATACCATGCAGGGCGAAGACGCGGCGGTGCCGCCTATTTCTGCCGGCGGCCGGACGGACAATTACATCTGCCAGCAGCTGCTGTATAAAGCGACGGGCCGCATGCCGACAGATGAAGAAGTGAGCTGGTTTTGCCGGGAATATGAAAAGAAGCTGATGAAATGGCTTAAAGTCAAGCGGGAAGAAAGCGTGATCTTTGAGCCCGTCCGCGATATTTTGGCTTTTTTTGCCGACCGGCCGCCCTTTAAGCAGCTGCTTCTTACGGGAAACAGCGTCCACGGCGCGCGCATGAAGCTGGATTTTTTCGGCTTGTCGTCCTATTTTGATTTCGACCATTCCGGCTTTGCCTGCAATTTTTACTATCGCGACGATTTAGCGCGCCACGCCTATGGGCTGGCTAAGGACGCCTGGGGCGACGCGGTGGAAGAAATGTATGTCATCGGCGACACGCCCTATGATATCCAGTGCGGCAAGGCCATCGGCGCGAAGACTATATCCGTCGCGACAGGCCATTATTCCTGTGAACAGCTGGCTCATCATGAACCGTGGAAGCTCTTGCAGACGCTTCCAGGGCCGGAAGAGTTTTTAGACCTTCTCGAATCGGAATAG
- the radA gene encoding DNA repair protein RadA, whose product MAKTKIRYVCANCGSVSSRWLGRCPQCGEWNTMMEEQAVPEPPKGVGARQGKGAKPALLQDIAMEQMSRVRTGIGELDRVLGGGIVPGALILLSGDPGIGKSTLVLQIADAVCRHAGAVLYGSGEESAGQIKVRAERLGITASNLIIQADTSLDAVLQEAKRRRPVLLIIDSIQTMYSSDADGMPGSMTQIRESTRRLMEFAKTESISVIVIGHVTKEGAIAGPRMMEHMVDVVLYFEGERNYQFRVLRGIKNRFGSTNETGLFTMEETGLSELTNPSQMLLAERSANQAGSAVAAVMDGMRPLLGEIQALTTHSVFAVPRRTASGMDYNRLIILLAVLEKRVGLSLGTQDVYINSVGGLRVTETAADLAVVLAVFSSLRDVPMDSRTVVMGEVGLTGDIRRVPHALRRIKEGVKMGFQTFIIPKGNLDEIKEGAFPQCRIIGAATLRDAIQAAFTAT is encoded by the coding sequence ATGGCTAAAACGAAGATCCGATACGTATGCGCTAACTGCGGCAGCGTGTCCAGCCGCTGGCTGGGCCGGTGCCCCCAGTGCGGAGAATGGAATACGATGATGGAAGAACAGGCTGTGCCTGAACCGCCTAAAGGCGTCGGCGCGCGGCAGGGCAAGGGGGCGAAGCCGGCCTTGCTGCAGGATATCGCCATGGAACAGATGAGCCGCGTCCGGACGGGCATCGGCGAATTGGACCGCGTGCTGGGCGGCGGCATCGTGCCGGGAGCGCTGATCTTGCTGAGCGGCGACCCCGGTATCGGCAAATCGACCTTGGTGCTGCAGATTGCCGATGCCGTGTGCCGCCATGCCGGCGCGGTGCTGTACGGCTCCGGCGAAGAATCGGCCGGACAGATTAAGGTGCGGGCGGAACGATTGGGAATTACGGCTTCCAATCTCATCATACAGGCCGATACGTCTCTCGACGCCGTACTGCAGGAAGCAAAGCGACGCCGTCCGGTGCTGCTGATCATCGATTCTATCCAGACGATGTACAGCAGCGACGCCGACGGCATGCCGGGCAGCATGACTCAGATACGGGAAAGCACGCGGCGTCTCATGGAATTTGCCAAGACGGAGTCCATTTCGGTCATCGTCATAGGCCATGTCACGAAGGAAGGGGCGATTGCCGGACCGCGCATGATGGAACATATGGTAGACGTCGTCCTGTATTTTGAAGGCGAGCGGAATTATCAGTTCCGCGTGCTGCGGGGAATCAAAAATCGCTTTGGGTCGACGAACGAAACGGGATTGTTTACGATGGAAGAAACGGGGTTGTCCGAATTGACTAATCCGTCGCAAATGCTCCTGGCCGAGCGGTCGGCAAATCAAGCCGGCTCGGCTGTCGCCGCCGTCATGGACGGCATGCGGCCCCTTTTAGGGGAGATTCAAGCCCTGACAACGCATTCCGTTTTTGCCGTCCCGCGCCGCACGGCGTCGGGCATGGACTATAACCGGCTGATTATTCTGCTGGCCGTGCTGGAAAAGCGCGTCGGCCTGTCTTTGGGCACGCAGGACGTGTATATCAACAGCGTCGGCGGCCTGCGCGTCACGGAAACTGCCGCCGATTTAGCCGTCGTGCTGGCCGTTTTTTCCAGCCTGCGCGACGTGCCGATGGACAGCCGAACCGTCGTCATGGGTGAAGTAGGCCTGACCGGCGACATACGGCGCGTGCCCCATGCCTTGCGGCGCATCAAGGAAGGCGTGAAGATGGGGTTCCAGACCTTTATCATTCCCAAGGGAAATCTGGATGAAATCAAGGAAGGAGCTTTCCCGCAATGCCGGATTATCGGGGCGGCGACGCTGCGCGACGCGATACAGGCGGCGTTTACAGCGACGTAG
- a CDS encoding PIN/TRAM domain-containing protein, with protein sequence MDVERTTGTNEKGKERRTKKFNGGKITDNIMRGVIMLIMAVVCVMISDQIIATPYFSAEIEVRFFHGSVFGITLLTVIAYIIGVVLGVAIGYLISPFVLHLIWKIIHRIESGMSDFESQDLIVGTLGLLFGLIIANLIGLAFARLPIIGAYGPIVFSIVFGYAGMSIAIRKRADILGLVGSIRLGKQNKEPNVKRQHNEFSGKLLDTSSIIDGRIAEICSTGFLEGPLLVPVFVLEELQLIADSSDLLKRNKGRRGLDILKQMQEDNYVEVRVINDDFSDVQGVDSKLVRLGRQINAKVVTNDYNLNKVAALQGVVVLNINDLANALKPARIPGEQMEVYIVKAGKEENQGVAYLDDGTMIVVENGHKYIGKNVPVTVTSVLQTSAGRMIFVKITDE encoded by the coding sequence ATGGATGTGGAACGTACGACTGGTACGAACGAAAAGGGAAAGGAACGGCGTACAAAGAAATTTAACGGCGGCAAGATTACCGATAATATCATGAGAGGCGTTATCATGCTGATCATGGCCGTGGTCTGCGTCATGATTTCCGATCAAATTATCGCGACGCCTTACTTCAGCGCGGAAATTGAAGTGAGATTTTTTCACGGCAGCGTTTTCGGCATTACGCTGCTTACCGTTATCGCTTATATCATAGGCGTCGTCCTGGGGGTAGCGATTGGCTATCTCATTTCTCCCTTTGTCCTTCATTTGATTTGGAAGATCATTCACCGTATCGAATCGGGAATGAGCGATTTCGAAAGCCAGGACCTGATAGTCGGAACGCTGGGTTTGCTTTTTGGACTTATCATTGCTAATTTAATTGGGCTGGCGTTTGCCCGACTGCCTATTATCGGCGCTTACGGTCCTATCGTGTTCAGCATCGTGTTCGGATATGCCGGCATGAGCATTGCTATCCGCAAACGGGCTGATATTTTGGGGCTAGTCGGTTCTATCCGCCTGGGAAAACAGAATAAAGAGCCGAACGTCAAGCGCCAGCACAATGAGTTTTCCGGAAAGCTTCTCGATACCAGCTCGATTATCGACGGCCGCATTGCGGAAATCTGCAGCACCGGATTTCTGGAAGGGCCGCTGCTGGTTCCGGTCTTCGTCCTGGAAGAGCTTCAGCTCATCGCCGATTCGTCGGATTTGCTCAAGCGGAATAAAGGACGCCGGGGCCTCGATATTTTGAAGCAGATGCAGGAAGACAACTACGTCGAAGTCAGGGTTATCAACGATGATTTCAGCGATGTCCAGGGCGTCGACTCCAAGCTCGTGCGGCTGGGCCGTCAGATCAACGCCAAGGTCGTGACGAACGATTACAATCTCAATAAGGTAGCCGCCCTGCAGGGCGTCGTCGTCCTGAATATCAACGATTTGGCCAACGCGCTGAAACCGGCCCGTATTCCCGGAGAGCAGATGGAAGTCTATATCGTAAAGGCCGGGAAGGAAGAAAATCAGGGCGTAGCATACCTGGACGACGGCACGATGATCGTCGTTGAAAATGGCCATAAATATATCGGCAAAAACGTTCCTGTCACAGTGACGTCGGTGCTGCAGACGTCGGCAGGCCGGATGATTTTTGTAAAAATTACGGATGAGTAG
- the ispD gene encoding 2-C-methyl-D-erythritol 4-phosphate cytidylyltransferase, with translation MNFLKVSVIVVAAGSGRRFGYERNKLFYPLCGKPVLAHTLMHVFSASSVDEVVIVNAERDHEDIVSIVESLHPSMPVRYALGGAEREDSVYNGLMATSRDADVVMVHDGSRPFAGPEWYDNAVGVMAKAKAAVYAIPVKDTVKEREIAGGQGLQTVRTLDRSRLIAVQTPQIFHRDVLIQAHEYAKEHHISGTDDASLVEALGEKLFILQGDERNHKVTTMDDVPILEFYMNGPTEHRVGSGYDVHPLAEGRKLVLGGVEIPFERGLAGHSDADVLVHAVMDALLGAAGLKDIGTYFPDSDAKFKNISSLLLLEKVRQILIENSCRVINVDVTLMAQRPKIKDYVPRMIENIAGALQIDEAAVSVKATTTERLGFVGKEEGMAAQAAAMVLKYRNK, from the coding sequence GTGAATTTTTTGAAAGTATCTGTTATCGTCGTAGCCGCCGGTTCAGGCCGGCGTTTTGGATATGAGCGGAATAAGCTCTTTTATCCATTATGCGGCAAACCGGTGCTGGCGCATACGCTGATGCACGTTTTTTCGGCTTCGTCCGTCGACGAGGTCGTTATCGTCAATGCCGAACGGGATCATGAGGATATCGTATCCATCGTCGAGTCTCTCCACCCATCCATGCCGGTGCGGTATGCCTTAGGCGGAGCGGAGAGGGAAGATTCCGTGTACAATGGGTTAATGGCGACGAGCCGCGACGCCGATGTCGTCATGGTTCACGACGGCTCGCGTCCTTTTGCCGGGCCGGAATGGTACGACAACGCCGTCGGGGTTATGGCCAAAGCCAAGGCTGCCGTTTACGCCATTCCCGTCAAGGATACGGTAAAGGAACGGGAAATTGCCGGCGGACAGGGGCTGCAGACGGTGCGGACCCTGGACCGGAGCCGGCTTATTGCTGTGCAGACGCCGCAGATATTTCACCGCGACGTATTGATACAGGCTCACGAGTACGCTAAAGAGCACCATATCAGCGGAACAGACGACGCGTCTTTAGTGGAAGCTTTGGGAGAAAAGCTCTTTATTTTGCAGGGCGACGAGCGGAATCACAAGGTTACGACGATGGATGACGTGCCTATTCTGGAATTTTATATGAACGGCCCGACGGAACACCGCGTCGGCAGCGGCTACGACGTCCATCCCCTGGCGGAAGGGCGGAAGCTCGTATTGGGCGGCGTAGAAATCCCTTTTGAACGGGGACTGGCCGGCCATTCCGACGCCGACGTGCTCGTTCATGCCGTGATGGACGCCTTGCTCGGAGCGGCAGGACTGAAGGATATTGGCACGTATTTTCCCGATTCAGACGCAAAGTTTAAGAATATATCCAGCCTGCTGCTGCTGGAAAAAGTGCGGCAAATCCTGATTGAAAACAGCTGCCGGGTTATCAACGTCGACGTGACGCTGATGGCGCAGCGGCCAAAGATCAAAGATTACGTGCCGCGCATGATTGAAAATATTGCCGGAGCTCTTCAGATAGACGAAGCTGCCGTGTCGGTCAAGGCGACGACGACGGAACGGCTCGGCTTTGTCGGCAAGGAAGAGGGCATGGCCGCCCAGGCTGCGGCGATGGTCCTGAAATATAGAAATAAATAG
- the gltX gene encoding glutamate--tRNA ligase, protein MTQEVRVRFAPSPTGPFHIGGARSALFNYLMAKHTNGKFVVRIEDTDRKRSTSESEENIKEALKWLGITWDEGIDVGGPDGPYRQTDRLPIYQKYTEKLLAEGKAYYCFCTPEELEAEKQEQMNRGETPVYSGKCRNLPKETVEQYLKEGRPYVIRVVTPKDETLEFDDLVRGHVAFDSNKVGDFVIVKSDGIPVYNYCVVIDDALMRITHVIRAEEHLSNTPRQLVLYHALGFPVPTFAHVSLILGADKKKMSKRHGATSVQQYRDMGYLPDALVNFLALLGWTPDSDQEIFSREELNQQFSLDRVAKNPAVFDIEKLNWINFHYMKQLTADQLLALCLPHLQQAGYASQEPDAAELSWLKDVVWAMREHVQYGAQIVDAVQVFFTEDYAPENEETAAVLKEETAPAVLTMFRDELAALDEVTADTVQPLFKKIQKGLKVKGKFVYMPIRVAITGVMHGPDLNVIVALMGRDKVLSRLEQSGLLNQ, encoded by the coding sequence ATGACACAAGAAGTTCGCGTTCGTTTTGCGCCGAGCCCGACAGGCCCGTTCCATATCGGCGGTGCTCGTTCGGCGCTGTTCAACTATTTGATGGCTAAGCATACGAACGGCAAATTCGTAGTACGCATTGAAGATACAGACAGAAAGCGTTCGACCAGCGAGTCGGAAGAAAATATCAAGGAAGCCTTGAAATGGCTGGGCATTACGTGGGATGAAGGCATCGACGTCGGCGGCCCGGACGGACCGTACCGTCAGACGGACCGCCTGCCGATTTATCAGAAATATACGGAAAAACTGCTGGCCGAAGGAAAGGCCTACTATTGCTTCTGCACGCCTGAAGAATTGGAAGCGGAAAAGCAGGAACAGATGAACCGCGGCGAAACGCCTGTATACAGCGGAAAATGCCGCAATCTGCCGAAGGAAACGGTAGAGCAGTATTTAAAAGAAGGCCGTCCCTACGTCATCCGCGTCGTGACGCCGAAGGATGAAACGCTGGAATTCGATGACCTCGTCCGCGGCCATGTGGCCTTTGATTCCAATAAGGTCGGCGATTTCGTCATCGTCAAGTCCGACGGTATTCCCGTCTACAATTACTGCGTCGTCATCGATGACGCCCTCATGCGGATTACCCACGTCATCCGGGCGGAAGAACATTTGTCTAATACGCCGCGCCAGCTCGTCCTGTACCATGCCCTGGGATTCCCCGTGCCGACCTTCGCCCACGTATCGTTGATTTTAGGGGCCGATAAGAAAAAGATGAGCAAACGTCACGGCGCTACGTCGGTGCAGCAGTACCGCGATATGGGCTATCTGCCTGACGCGCTGGTCAATTTCCTGGCCCTTCTCGGCTGGACGCCGGACAGCGATCAGGAAATCTTCAGCCGTGAAGAACTGAATCAGCAGTTCTCCTTAGACCGCGTAGCGAAGAATCCGGCCGTATTCGACATCGAAAAGCTGAATTGGATTAATTTCCATTATATGAAGCAGCTCACCGCCGATCAGCTGCTGGCCCTCTGCCTGCCCCATCTCCAGCAGGCCGGCTATGCCTCGCAGGAACCGGACGCCGCTGAGCTGTCCTGGCTGAAGGACGTCGTTTGGGCGATGCGCGAGCACGTCCAGTACGGCGCGCAGATCGTCGATGCCGTCCAGGTATTCTTTACGGAAGACTATGCTCCGGAAAATGAAGAAACGGCGGCCGTATTGAAGGAAGAAACGGCTCCGGCTGTGCTGACTATGTTCCGCGATGAGCTGGCGGCTCTGGACGAAGTAACGGCCGACACGGTACAGCCCTTGTTCAAGAAGATTCAAAAGGGCCTGAAGGTCAAGGGCAAATTCGTATACATGCCTATCCGCGTCGCCATTACCGGCGTGATGCACGGCCCGGACCTCAACGTCATCGTCGCCCTCATGGGCCGCGATAAAGTGTTGAGCCGGTTGGAGCAGAGCGGTTTGCTGAACCAATAA